From Arachis stenosperma cultivar V10309 chromosome 2, arast.V10309.gnm1.PFL2, whole genome shotgun sequence, one genomic window encodes:
- the LOC130962732 gene encoding uncharacterized protein LOC130962732: MYQRRYCAKAMSLPGSNALYGSRTMSNEQEPLQWCSEKVKNRNGLGIIVDKQWKKDIVDVKRVDDWIISTKLVVEAVTFRVISAYAPQVSSDEQHKIRFWEDLESLVQDIPL, translated from the exons ATGTATCAAAGACGTTATTGCGCTAAAGCTATGTCGTTGCCCGGAAGCAACGCGCTGTATGGCTCGCGTACAATGTCAAATGAGCAAGAGCCGCTGCAATGGTGTTCAG AAAAGGTGAAGAATAGAAATGGGTTAGGTATTATCgtggataagcagtggaagaaggatatagtggatgtcaagagggtAGATGATTGGATCATCTCTACCAAACTTGTGGTAGAAGCAGTTACTTTTCGTGTGATTAGTGCCTATGCACCGCAAGTAAGTTCGGACGAGcaacacaagataaggttttgggaggatctagagagtttggtcCAAGACATTCCTTTGTGa